A window of Actinomadura viridis genomic DNA:
GCGGCTCAGCCCGAAGATGGTCCGGCTGTTCGTGCTCGGCTCCGAGCGCGCCGACGGGCTCGACCGCGAGATCCCGCAGAAGTGGTTCGGCGACCGGAGCTTCGTCGAGCGCGCCATCGTGACGCTGGCGTCCGACCGCGGCCTGCTGCTGATCGGCGACCCCGGCACCGGCAAGAGCTGGCTGGCCGAGCTGCTGTCGGCCGCCATCTCCCGCAACTCGACCCTGGTCGTCCAGGGGACGGCGGGCACCACCGAGGACCACATCAAGTACTCCTGGAACGTCTCCATGGTGATCGCCAAGGGGCAGTCCCGGGAGTCGCTGATCCCCTCCCCGATCATGACGGCGATGGAACGGGGCGTGATCGGCCGGTTCGAGGAGCTGACCCGTTCGACCAGCGACGTGCAGGACGCGCTGATCTCCATCCTGTCGGAGAAGTACGTGTCCATCCCCGAGCTGGACGACGACAACATCGTCTTCGCCCAGCCGGGGTTCTCGATCATCGCGACCGCCAACAGCCGGGACCGGGGCGTCAACGACCTGTCCTCGGCGCTGAAGCGGCGGTTCAACTTCGTCCGCATCCCGGTGGTGACCAGCAAGAAGAGCGAGGCGGAGATCGTCCGGTTCCGTACCTCGGAGCTGATGCGGCGGCACCGGATCGAGCTGGACGTGCCGCCGACGCTGCTGGACATCCTGCTGCAGAGCTTCGCCGAC
This region includes:
- a CDS encoding ATP-binding protein, translated to MTDEKLRAPAEVKYAEELDYLESIDDGPKPFSWRLSPKMVRLFVLGSERADGLDREIPQKWFGDRSFVERAIVTLASDRGLLLIGDPGTGKSWLAELLSAAISRNSTLVVQGTAGTTEDHIKYSWNVSMVIAKGQSRESLIPSPIMTAMERGVIGRFEELTRSTSDVQDALISILSEKYVSIPELDDDNIVFAQPGFSIIATANSRDRGVNDLSSALKRRFNFVRIPVVTSKKSEAEIVRFRTSELMRRHRIELDVPPTLLDILLQSFADLRAAASSASSDDERLESALSTAEQIGVLEDAILHGQFFGDRALRAETLASSLVGSLARRSPEDLAILNKFWHGVVEPRGKKDEGGPWQEFLEGGLQAIAKLS